One Epinephelus moara isolate mb chromosome 20, YSFRI_EMoa_1.0, whole genome shotgun sequence genomic window carries:
- the LOC126408026 gene encoding small integral membrane protein 29-like, with protein MHFNHTTPHISPSNPRPGFPGYYALIIVAVLVLIGCVVAMVYFIRRKSRLDELRHRLIPLYSYDPTEDQEEWENSARDDEEELTEPLYKEGKLAFSAPYGT; from the exons ATGCATTTCAACCACACAACTCCCCACATTTCACCCTCAAACCCCAGACCTGGATTTCCTGGTTACTATGCACTCATCATTGTTGCTGTACTCGTACTGATTGGATGTGTGGTGGCAATG GTTTATTTTATCAGGAGGAAGTCAAG GTTAGATGAGCTGCGCCACAGGCTGATTCCTCTGTACAGCTACGACCCCACAGAGGATCAAGAAGAGTGGGAGAACTCTGCCAGGGACGATGAGGAGGAGCTGACT gaaCCTTTGTACAAGGAGGGAAAGCTCGCCTTTTCAGCGCCCTACGGAACATGA